The Toxorhynchites rutilus septentrionalis strain SRP chromosome 3, ASM2978413v1, whole genome shotgun sequence genome includes a region encoding these proteins:
- the LOC129780279 gene encoding dnaJ homolog subfamily C member 18-like has protein sequence MSQSSSQSRENGSYTPEQLNTVQRIKNCTDFYEMLNVSEDASGSLIKDSYKKLALLLHPDKNKAPGAEDAFKSVANAYTVLTDDEKRAKYNVSRRTEGHKFAYKEFQMDVDPYVVLGCAVGVGIGVLAAGLLWKLFAPSKKSEEE, from the coding sequence ATGAGTCAATCGTCGTCGCAATCCAGGGAAAATGGAAGTTATACACCAGAGCAATTGAATACCGTTCAGCGGATCAAAAACTGCACAGATTTTTACGAAATGTTGAATGTTTCTGAGGATGCTTCCGGTTCGCTGATCAAAGATTCATACAAAAAGCTTGCGTTGCTCCTCCACCCAGATAAAAACAAAGCTCCAGGCGCAGAAGACGCATTCAAATCGGTGGCCAATGCGTACACAGTTTTGACTGATGACGAGAAGCGAGCCAAATATAATGTATCTAGGAGAACAGAAGGACATAAATTCGCCTATAAAGAGTTCCAAATGGATGTGGACCCTTACGTTGTGTTGGGTTGTGCTGTTGGCGTTGGGATAGGAGTACTTGCCGCGGGATTATTATGGAAGCTGTTCGCACCGTCTAAGAAAAGCGAAGAGGAATAA